A genome region from Anopheles stephensi strain Indian chromosome 2, UCI_ANSTEP_V1.0, whole genome shotgun sequence includes the following:
- the LOC118504584 gene encoding transient receptor potential cation channel protein painless — MSSLKFQHLSLNSPQLALAASFNANDLSEFNRALNNGANVNLRDRDTTYSAFELACKTPGKKQFIRACLNRGAAVSERNPQTNEYPIHLAALSFDTDNLSELLELPRIAVDQKYEDRTALFLLFEQINGDNWREVFECIKLLLKYHANINATNEDSVSPIALLVTGNDGWRKEILEYCLQNYSVNVDFRRKQARKAIEQHFPGTIIPKIDMENVTLEILRNKLVAGTEDEFLTAYEKYSRQNEGHVLRDEDFTDLLSNAVYQAKQMIALKLLEGRIVGGKFTGKPALLSGLLAMCCNRGNVPLLEMLLKIIPDTEVWLINEDPLLSLLVKQIDVYKDKNKCPFFKSMGILLKDPRIEVDKIDVKHYTAMHYAVKYKIDHAQELLLAKGAYVGGENMFGESPISDMDSLLLEKHLDSCVTSNDRKPGDEDYEVRIDFSNFIPPAHKPNYAKPAQVPFVGLPYEDEMQPIVRMAQSSSAKRLLRHPVISSILLLKWLKLICFFYINLVICTIFFVSFTMYVVFCYGREDAPFKLFFYFVSLAGWIYLIVRELIQFLLNMRVYVRSLENGMEVLLILASGAVLMREFGDETRRVASACVILLSALEFTLLIGTLPVLSIATHMVMLKTVSKNFLKCLVLYSIILLAFAFSFYTLFRVSGSAKSVETSTGETVTEQGGADADDDQFNQFQEVPLALMKIAVMLTGEFEAANIKFQQSSLSYVIFALFLFFVSIVLFNLMNGLAVSDTTAIKAESEIIGITQKVFLINKYENALKTSKPIRCVTERLAWIFPSNSLQLFSNADPLKYIVVKPNQSNTIMIPSLVSRYTHDVEKGNLELGNKLENDRLLEHNQKYSTECCIMPCLSNMDGKIVKYALEILHSRQQNVGSIDYRLSRMEQNIEQMFQRQTDLGNQIQSLITMLQAKS, encoded by the exons ATGAGTTCTCTAAAGTTCCAGCATTTGAGCCTTAACAGCCCGCAG CTTGCGCTCGCTGCAAGTTTTAATGCGAACGATCTGTCCGAGTTCAATCGGGCGCTGAATAATGGGGCGAACGTGAATCTGCGCGATCGTGACACAACATACTCGGCGTTCGAATTAGCATGCAAAACTCCCGGCAAAAAGCAATTCATCAGAGCCTGCCTGAATCGTGGAGCAGCCGTGTCAGAG CGAAACCCTCAGACCAACGAGTACCCCATTCATCTGGCTGCCCTGTCCTTCGATACAGACAATCTTTCGGAGTTGCTTGAACTGCCGCGCATCGCTGTCGACCAGAAGTACGAAGATCGAACGGCATTGTTTTTACTGTTTGAGCAGATCAATGGTGATAACTGGAGGGAAGTGTTTGAGTGCATTAAGCTGCTATTAAAATACCACGCCAACATTAACGCGACGAACGAAGATAGTGTCTCGCCTATAGCGCTACTCGTCACTGGTAACGACGGTTGGCGGAAGGAAATATTGGAATACTGTCTGCAAAACTACAGCGTGAACGTAGACTTCCGCCGGAAACAAGCACGTAAAGCGATCGAGCAACACTTTCCCGGCACAATAATCCCAAAAATCGACATGGAAAATGTGACGCTGGAAATACTGCGGAACAAGTTAGTAGCTGGAACGGAAGATGAGTTTCTCACGGCTTATGAGAAATACAGTCGTCAAAATGAAGGTCACGTGCTACGGGATGAAGATTTTACCGATCTGCTGTCGAACGCGGTGTACCAAGCGAAGCAGATGATTGCGCTGAAGCTCCTGGAGGGCCGTATcgtgggtggaaaatttaccGGAAAGCCTGCGCTACTCTCCGGACTGTTGGCCATGTGCTGTAATCGAGGAAACGTGCCGCTGCTTGAAATGTTGCTAAAAATCATACCAGATACTGAGGTGTGGTTGATAAACGAGGATCCGCTGCTTTCGTTGCTGGTGAAACAAATTGACGTGTACAAGGACAAGAACAAGTGTCCCTTCTTCAAGAGTATGGGCATTTTGCTAAAAGATCCCCGCATAGAGGTGGACAAAATCGACGTGAAACATTACACTGCAATGCACTACGCGGTGAAGTACAAGATCGATCATGCTCAGGAGCTGCTACTTGCCAAGGGTGCTTACGTCGGGGGTGAGAACATGTTCGGAGAGTCACCGATCAGCGATATGGATTCCTTGCTGTTGGAGAAGCATCTGGACTCGTGCGTTACGAGCAACGATCGGAAGCCCGGTGACGAGGACTACGAAGTGAGAATAGATTTCTCCAACTTCATACCACCGGCACACAAACCAAACTATGCCAAACCGGCACAGGTACCGTTCGTTGGGCTACCGTACGAGGACGAGATGCAACCGATCGTGCGGATGGCACAATCGTCCAGCGCCAAGCGACTGCTCCGGCATCCTGTGATATCAAGCATTTTGTTGCTGAAGTGGCTGAAGctaatttgctttttttacaTCAATCTGGTCATCTGTACGATATTCTTCGTCTCGTTTACGATGTACGTTGTGTTCTGCTATGGACGGGAGGACGCACCGTTCAAGCTGTTTTTCTACTTCGTGTCGCTGGCCGGATGGATATATCTGATCGTACGCGAGTTGATCCAGTTTTTGCTGAACATGCGCGTGTACGTCCGATCGCTGGAAAATGGCATGGAGGTGCTGCTCATCCTTGCGTCTGGTGCGGTGTTGATGCGAGAGTTTGGCGACGAAACACGGCGTGTCGCCTCGGCCTGCGTTATTCTACTGTCAGCGTTGGAGTTTACGTTGCTGATCGGTACGCTGCCTGTACTGTCCATCGCCACGCACATGGTTATGCTGAAAACGGTGTCGAAGAATTTCCTCAAATGCTTGGTACTGTATTCAATCATACTGCTTGCATTTGCGTTCAGCTTTTACACACTGTTCCGGGTGAGCGGAAGCGCTAAATCGGTGGAGACGAGCACCGGGGAAACCGTTACCGAGCAAGGTGGAGCGGACGCTGATGACGATCAGTTCAATCAGTTCCAAGAGGTTCCGCTTGCATTGATGAAAATAGCAGTAATGTTGACTG GTGAATTCGAAGCGGCGAACATTAAATTCCAACAGTCGAGCTTGAGCTATGTTATTTTTGCACTGTTTTTATTCTTCGTCTCGATCGTACTGTTCAACCTGATGAATGGTCTTGCTGTTAGCGATACAACG GCAATCAAAGCTGAATCAGAAATCATCGGTATTACGCAGAAGGTGTTTCTCATCAACAAGTACGAAAATGCGCTGAAGACATCAAAACCAATCCGATGCGT AACCGAACGACTGGCATGGATATTCCCCTCGAACAGTTTGCAGCTATTCTCGAACGCCGATCCGCTCAAGTACATTGTCGTGAAGCCAAACCAATCGAATACGATCATGATACCATCGCTAGTGTCACGGTACACACACGACGTGGAGAAGGGTAATCTCGAGCTGGGCAATAAGTTGGAAAACGACCGATTGCTGGAGCACAATCAGAAGTACAGCACCGAATGTTGCATTATGCCGTGCCTGAGCAATATGGACGGTAAAATAGTGAAGTATGCGCTGGAGATTCTTCACTCACGGCAACAGAACGTAGGCTCGATCGATTACCGGTTGTCGCGTATGGAGCAAAATATTGAACAAATGTTTCAAAGACAAACAGATCTCGGCAACCAAATACAATCACTAATTACCATGTTACAGGCAAAGTCTTAG
- the LOC118504585 gene encoding uncharacterized protein LOC118504585 — protein sequence MANRCPPTSPSSTSAPATEPSAQSTLSSPAIAPSPSSLSSAGVAALGEISRPRPVAVTSRTVGGTVVGGLIGKFECTRSDSPAADVKVTANTCRASDSALITNRGCPITRGSSPPSGETGAVVGFRETVTGNRNECTDKTTTMGVGGTGGRLGNRSGELVNSDGMDACVHRTRERQRKTVVYSRLCLDDALLRDMELLDLDARKTSDLAIVGGRSDQRDEPAWSSGQTEVIRFPCVERLIELYANIIRQKEAEVQRFMSSIVRNGDKSRLDKGALPSAKERRRRATEEDGPHGSKLQQGDIRKEPSLPASVSLEALSRTKTALARDLVGDCMRTSTAQSIEEAVRVSRTKESSSPAQSDEGWRSSTQPSPYGSSDEEERPLQVEEEPPPDAMKNRDKVTRSSSSDSALGLDDDLSQQEQQQMIATVGKVRRLTLGVSDIPLRSALLPVPEPSTLPSLTAAPTDHCPTVVRSKMILEAQLIELPLADGNGTSDQSGQNQQLGCPPSTSVSRRESAQSYISDIGEGVRYVRTPSVVVSDYSDDTMCGITLEEIEYFRRHRLRRGSADCESDISAASSCSNLNYCGSSISALDGCEYQCGLRTPERKVSDCSTCSTVSCDEDEGYSVVRSKLASLVLPSDPVPEETEISAKSDPPVISAPHSNGATTEGDTPNEPGDVRVCSKKKVSHEVKNSE from the coding sequence ATGGCCAACAGGTGCCCGCCAACATCACCATCGTCAACTTCCGCACCAGCGACCGAACCGTCGGCCCAGTCAACATTGTCCTCGCCCGCAATCGCACcatcaccgtcatcgttaTCCAGCGCGGGAGTGGCAGCGCTCGGGGAAATCTCAAGGCCTCGCCCGGTAGCGGTTACAAGCCGTACCGTGGGCGGTACGGTGGTTGGCGGCCTAATTGGAAAGTTTGAATGCACCAGGTCCGattctcctgctgctgacgtCAAAGTGACAGCAAACACTTGTCGAGCGAGCGATAGCGCGCTTATCACCAACAGGGGCTGTCCCATCACACGCGGATCGAGCCCGCCGTCGGGCGAAACCGGAGCGGTCGTTGGGTTCCGGGAGACTGTGACCGGTAACCGTAACGAATGTACTGATAAGACCACCACCATGGGCGTCGGTGGAACGGGCGGTCGGCTAGGGAATCGGTCCGGTGAGCTGGTGAATTCAGATGGCATGGATGCCTGTGTACATAGAACCCGCGAGCGTCAACGAAAAACGGTCGTCTACAGTCGTCTTTGCTTGGACGATGCATTGCTCAGGGATATGGAACTGCTGGATTTGGATGCCCGAAAGACAAGCGACTTAGCGATTGTGGGTGGGCGGTCCGATCAGCGGGACGAACCCGCATGGTCGTCGGGACAGACGGAAGTGATCCGTTTTCCGTGCGTAGAGCGACTGATCGAACTGTACGCAAACATCATCCGCCAGAAGGAGGCTGAAGTGCAAAGATTTATGAGCAGTATTGTAAGGAACGGTGATAAAAGTCGATTAGATAAGGGCGCGTTACCGTCGGCGAAGGAACGCCGGCGACGGGCTACGGAGGAAGATGGGCCGCACGGGAGCAAATTACAGCAAGGTGACATACGCAAGGAACCCTCGCTACCTGCGTCAGTATCGCTGGAAGCGTTGTCACGTACGAAGACGGCACTGGCTCGAGACCTGGTGGGTGACTGCATGCGCACCAGTACGGCACAGTCCATCGAAGAAGCGGTACGCGTTAGccgcacgaaagaaagctccaGCCCGGCCCAGTCGGATGAAGGTTGGCGCAGTAGCACACAGCCCAGCCCGTACGGTTCTAGTGACGAAGAGGAACGCCCGCTGCAGGTGGAGGAAGAACCACCCCCGGACGCGATGAAGAACCGGGACAAGGTAACGCGTTCGTCCAGCTCGGATTCCGCCCTCGGTCTGGACGATGATCTCAGCCAGCAGGAACAGCAACAGATGATCGCTACCGTCGGTAAGGTGCGAAGGCTTACGCTCGGTGTGTCGGACATTCCGCTACGTTCGGCGTTACTACCAGTTCCGGAACCGTCCACGCTACCCAGCCTGACGGCAGCACCTACCGACCACTGTCCAACGGTGGTTCGCAGCAAGATGATTCTGGAAGCTCAGCTTATTGAATTACCGCTCGCAGATGGTAATGGGACGTCCGATCAGTCCGGGCAAAACCAGCAGCTCGGTTGTCCACCGAGCACGTCCGTTTCACGGCGCGAATCTGCCCAAAGCTACATCAGTGATATAGGCGAAGGTGTTCGCTACGTGCGAACACCGTCAGTGGTCGTATCGGACTACTCGGACGATACGATGTGCGGCATCACGCTGGAGGAAATTGAGTACTTCCGGCGGCACCGGTTACGCCGCGGTTCGGCCGACTGTGAGTCGGACATAAGTGCGGCCTCGTCGTGCAGCAATCTAAACTACTGCGGGTCGTCGATTAGTGCGCTGGACGGGTGCGAGTACCAGTGTGGACTGCGGACACCCGAACGGAAGGTGTCCGACTGTTCGACCTGTTCCACGGTTAGCTGTGATGAGGACGAAGGCTACTCGGTGGTACGATCCAAACTTGCCAGCCTCGTCCTACCGTCGGATCCGGTACCGGAGGAGACGGAAATTTCCGCAAAGTCAGACCCGCCGGTTATCAGCGCACCGCACAGCAATGGTGCAACGACGGAGGGTGACACTCCTAATGAGCCGGGTGACGTTCGAGTGTGCAGCAAAAAGAAGGTTAGTCATGAAGTCAAAAATTCTGAATAG
- the LOC118504574 gene encoding nuclear RNA export factor 1-like: MPKNFRNGNTRGRGGRNNGGDRFYDASEVINRGHDDRTERGGDWNDRNRNDRNMTNVQRRVSFKPFNGGRGKGRITENQMRAHFNDDDEAMGGDTFDSGSAPGRLNNRFINRQRRSGSPIPRGVSNGGNLSKKLFKPTNSNWFEVKIPYGHKYEKDFILRSIQQKLSPMVFIPLYYKTGEFAATFYVEGFQVATAIQQASRTIECPDGRRLTLNVRNNQPPTQMNEQLKSRMKQAMVKRYNPHTKALDLAKFHADPDLSDIFCALARPQIMLAAIDIIAEHIPELQALNLNENRLYMLDHMKSMANKLPHLKILHLAKNRIPYLTTLDSLKNLKLVELNLEDNPLRKQFDDNTSYISEVRKRFPKVIKLDNIDLPPPISFDIPEDDMKLPDAKASFLCDAGGSDIVRQFLEQYFAIYDSDNRQPLLEAYHEHAMFSHTVNTFNQSNQQKMSVYLSGTRNIKHKTDLDSRCRFLKQGRLPVVTHLSSLPPTKHDLMSFAVDLTLFTPHMLQLTVNGVFKERKSNANAEPMRAFQRTFVIVPANGGFCIRNEMLHITVATRLQEDKCFKPVNSAVMTQPITPAPPSAISSTITSPSMVPDDNTKLQMIQALSAQTNMTTEWSKLCLQENNWDYQRAEFAFAELHKQNRIPPGAFITN, encoded by the exons ATGCCTAAAAACTTTCGCAACGGCAATACCCGCGGCCGGGGTGGTCGCAACAACGGTGGAGATCGATTTTACGACG cgTCGGAAGTGATCAATCGTGGACATGACGATCGAACGGAACGTGGTGGCGATTGGAATGATAGAAATAGGAACGACCGTAACATGACCAACGTGCAGCGGCGTGTTAGCTTCAAACCTTTCAACGGGGGCCGAGGCAAGGGCCGCATTACTGAGAACCAGATGCGAGCCCACTttaacgacgacgacgaagccATGGGTGGCGATACCTTCGACAGTGGCAGCGCCCCCGGACGGCTGAACAATCGTTTCATCAATCGCCAAAGACGCAGCGGATCACCGATCCCACGCGGGGTGTCGAATGGGGGAAACTTGTCGAAAAAGCTGTTCAAACCCACGAACTCGAACTGGTTCGAGGTGAAAATACCGTACGGCCACAAGTACGAGAAGGATTTTATCCTTCGATCCATACAGCAAAAGCTCAGTCCGATGGTGTTCATTCCACTGTACTACAAAACGGGCGAATTTGCCGCAACGTTCTACGTAGAGGGGTTCCAGGTGGCCACAGCCATCCAGCAGGCCAGCCGTACCATTGAGTGTCCCGATGGTCGCCGGTTAACGCTGAATGTGCGCAATAACCAGCCGCCCACGCAGATGAATGAACAGCTGAAAAGTCGCATGAAGCAGGCAATGGTGAAACGGTACAATCCGCACACGAAGGCCTTAGACTTGGCAAAGTTCCACGCCGATCCTGACCTGAGCGACATATTCTGTGCGCTAGCCCGGCCGCAAATTATGCTGGCGGCCATAGACATTATCGCGGAACACATTCCCGAACTGCAGGCACTGAACCTGAACGAAAACAGGTTGTACATGCTGGACCATATGAAGTCGATGGCTAACAAGCTGCCGCATCTGAAAATTCTTCATTTGGCTAAAAATCGG ATACCGTACCTCACCACACTGGACAGTTTGAAGAATCTGAAGCTGGTGGAGCTGAATCTGGAGGATAATCCGCTACGAAAACAGTTCGACGACAATACGTCCTACATCAG TGAAGTGCGCAAACGATTCCCTAAAGTTATAAAACTG GATAACATTGATTTACCGCCACCGATCAGCTTCGACATACCGGAAGACGACATGAAGCTTCCGGATGCCAAGGCATCGTTCCTATGCGATGCAGGTGGATCCGATATTGTCCGCCAGTTTCTGGAACAATATTTTGCCATCTACGATTCCGACAACAGACAACCGCTGCTCGAAGCTTACCACGAGCATGCAATGTTTTCGCACACCGTCAATACGTTCAATCAAAGCAATCAACAAAA GATGAGTGTGTATTTGAGCGGAACGCGTAACATCAAGCACAAAACGGATCTGGATTCTCGTTGTCGGTTCCTCAAGCAAGGACGATTGCCGGTAGTTACACACCTATCGTCGCTACCACCAACCAAACACGATCTAATGTCATTCGCGGTCGATCTTACCCTGTTTACG CCCCACATGCTGCAGCTGACCGTGAACGGCGTGTTTAAGGAGCGCAAAAGCAATGCAAACGCCGAGCCGATGCGAGCATTTCAACGCACGTTTGTCATAGTACCGGCGAACGGTGGCTTCTGCATACGGAACGAGATGCTGCACATTACCGTCGCTACACGCCTGCAAGAGGATAAGTGCTTCAAACCGGTCAACAGTGCGGTCATGACGCAACCGATAACACCGGCACCGCCATCAGCCATCAGCAGCACGATCACCTCACCCTCGATGGTGCCGGATGATAATACCAAGCTGCAAATGATACAGGCGCTGTCCGCCCAGACCAACATGACCACCGAATGGAGCAAGCTGTGCCTGCAGGAGAACAACTGGGACTATCAGCGAGCTGAGTTTGCTTTCGCGGAGTTGCACAAGCAGAACCGAATACCGCCCGGAGCGTTCATCACGAATTGA